From Aquabacter sp. L1I39, the proteins below share one genomic window:
- a CDS encoding flavin reductase family protein, which produces MSDLETLNPILPRHFRDVLGAFATGVVVVTTNGSGGRPVGLTINSFNSVSLDPPLILWSLALKAPSLPAFQASNVFNINILAEHQEALGRRFATPAENKFADVDHAPGLNGAPVLADTAAHMECRVYARYPGGDHEIYVGEVTALQDRGHAPLVYHRGGFRRLHGG; this is translated from the coding sequence ATGTCCGACCTGGAAACCTTGAACCCCATTCTTCCGCGCCATTTCCGCGACGTCCTCGGGGCTTTCGCGACCGGCGTGGTGGTGGTGACCACCAATGGGAGCGGCGGGCGCCCGGTGGGGCTGACCATCAATTCCTTCAACTCGGTGTCGCTGGACCCGCCGCTCATCCTGTGGAGCTTGGCCCTGAAGGCGCCGAGCCTGCCGGCATTCCAGGCGAGCAACGTCTTCAATATCAACATCTTGGCCGAGCACCAGGAAGCGCTCGGCCGCCGCTTCGCCACCCCCGCCGAGAACAAGTTCGCCGATGTGGACCATGCTCCCGGCCTCAATGGCGCGCCCGTTTTGGCCGACACCGCCGCCCATATGGAATGCCGGGTCTATGCCCGCTATCCGGGCGGGGACCACGAGATCTATGTGGGCGAAGTCACCGCCCTACAAGATCGTGGGCATGCCCCCCTCGTCTATCACCGCGGCGGCTTCCGCCGGCTGCACGGCGGCTGA
- the otnK gene encoding 3-oxo-tetronate kinase produces MALPLAAIADDYTGASDLANTFTRAGLRTVQTIGLPPGDFALPEVDAVVVALKSRSIPAPEAVAMARTARDWLEARGVGHILFKICSTFDSTDAGNIGPVTDALRTDAGAPLALVTPAFPETLRTVYQGHLFVGDLPLNESPLKDHPLNPMRDSDLRRVLARQSAHPVGHLPLSVVEAGDGAVAERFASLAAAGMGAVIADAVFERHLETLGRAALGHKVSTGASGLGLGLARALVASGAVAPRAGAAPFAPVGGPAAILAGSCSAATLEQLRVAERTMPVLRLDGTRLVTDADAALEDALDWARARMAPGPVVIAASDTPEGVRALQARFGREAAGHAIEQACATLAERLVASGVHRLIVAGGETSGAVVDRLMIPAFQVGPEIAAGVPVLAALGTPKPLRLALKSGNFGGPDFFARALVQVR; encoded by the coding sequence ATGGCCCTGCCGCTCGCCGCCATCGCCGACGACTATACCGGCGCCTCGGATCTCGCCAACACCTTCACCCGCGCGGGCCTGCGCACCGTGCAGACCATCGGCCTGCCGCCCGGCGACTTCGCCTTGCCCGAGGTGGATGCGGTGGTGGTGGCCCTGAAAAGCCGCTCCATTCCCGCGCCCGAGGCGGTGGCGATGGCGCGCACCGCCCGGGACTGGCTGGAGGCGCGGGGCGTCGGTCACATCCTGTTCAAGATCTGCTCCACCTTCGATTCCACCGATGCCGGCAATATCGGCCCCGTCACCGATGCCTTGCGCACCGATGCGGGCGCTCCGCTGGCCCTCGTCACCCCCGCTTTTCCCGAGACCTTGCGCACGGTCTATCAGGGCCATCTTTTCGTGGGTGACCTGCCCCTGAATGAAAGCCCGCTGAAGGACCATCCGTTGAATCCCATGCGGGATTCCGACCTGCGGCGGGTGCTCGCCCGCCAGTCCGCCCATCCGGTGGGGCACCTGCCCCTTTCGGTGGTGGAAGCGGGCGACGGGGCGGTGGCCGAGCGGTTCGCATCCCTCGCCGCCGCCGGCATGGGCGCGGTGATCGCCGATGCGGTGTTCGAGCGGCACCTGGAGACACTGGGCCGCGCCGCCCTCGGCCACAAGGTCTCCACCGGCGCCTCGGGCCTGGGCCTGGGCTTGGCCCGCGCTTTGGTGGCTTCGGGGGCGGTGGCGCCTCGTGCGGGCGCCGCCCCCTTCGCTCCGGTGGGCGGGCCGGCAGCCATTCTGGCGGGCAGTTGCTCCGCCGCCACGCTGGAGCAGTTGCGGGTGGCGGAGCGCACCATGCCCGTCCTAAGGCTCGACGGCACCCGCCTCGTCACCGATGCGGACGCCGCGCTGGAAGACGCCCTGGACTGGGCCAGGGCGCGAATGGCGCCAGGCCCGGTGGTGATCGCAGCCAGCGACACGCCGGAAGGGGTGCGTGCGCTCCAGGCCCGGTTCGGGCGGGAGGCCGCCGGCCATGCCATCGAGCAGGCCTGCGCCACCTTGGCCGAGCGCCTTGTGGCCTCGGGCGTCCATCGCCTCATCGTGGCGGGGGGCGAAACTTCCGGCGCGGTGGTGGATCGCCTGATGATCCCCGCTTTCCAAGTGGGCCCGGAAATCGCCGCCGGCGTGCCCGTTCTGGCCGCCCTCGGCACGCCCAAGCCCCTGCGCCTCGCCTTGAAGTCCGGCAATTTCGGCGGCCCGGACTTTTTCGCGCGGGCGCTGGTGCAGGTGCGGTGA
- a CDS encoding glutathione S-transferase family protein, with protein MTASAPITLYELAGADPRLRFSPHCWKVRLALAHKGLDVDGVPWRFTQKEEIAFSGQGAVPVLVDQGEAISDSFRIACHLEERYPDRPSLFGGAAGRGLARFVNSWADTGPMATIAPAMMLTIYGRIAQEDRDYFRTSREKRFGKALEEVAGDVDARVAAFRQTLTPLRAMLQHQPFVCGDTHAYGDYAAFGVFMWIRCVSDLEVLEEADPVHAWRERLLDAFDGLARRAPTPKDCGLAA; from the coding sequence ATGACCGCATCCGCTCCCATCACCCTCTACGAACTGGCCGGCGCCGACCCCCGCCTGCGCTTCAGCCCCCATTGCTGGAAGGTGCGCCTGGCGCTGGCCCATAAGGGGCTCGACGTGGACGGCGTGCCGTGGCGCTTCACCCAGAAGGAGGAGATCGCCTTTTCCGGCCAGGGCGCCGTGCCGGTGCTGGTGGACCAGGGCGAGGCGATCAGCGATTCCTTCCGCATCGCCTGCCACCTGGAAGAGCGCTATCCCGACCGCCCCTCCTTGTTCGGCGGCGCGGCGGGGCGTGGCCTTGCCCGCTTCGTCAACAGCTGGGCCGATACCGGCCCCATGGCCACCATCGCGCCGGCCATGATGCTGACCATCTATGGCCGCATTGCTCAGGAGGACCGGGACTATTTCCGCACCTCCCGCGAGAAGCGGTTCGGCAAGGCCCTGGAAGAGGTGGCCGGCGATGTGGACGCGCGCGTCGCCGCCTTCCGCCAGACGCTCACGCCCCTGCGCGCCATGCTCCAGCACCAGCCCTTTGTGTGCGGCGACACCCACGCCTATGGCGACTATGCGGCCTTCGGCGTCTTCATGTGGATCCGCTGCGTCTCCGATTTGGAGGTGCTGGAAGAGGCCGATCCCGTCCATGCCTGGCGCGAGCGCCTGCTGGACGCGTTCGACGGCCTCGCCCGCAGGGCTCCCACCCCGAAGGATTGCGGGCTGGCCGCCTGA
- a CDS encoding Gfo/Idh/MocA family protein, with translation MLKVGLIGMGWWGGTMLRVLAGSPDIRIVAATDVDPAKAALAAERDARFLPSFEAVIADPEVQGVILCTPQQFHAEQIVAAATAGKHVFCEKPLCLTRADAERAVAVCRAHNRVLGVGHERRFEPPIIDLMNRIKAGELGTILQVEANFSQDKFLALPPGNWRISASNPVGPVTATGIHLLDLSTAILGPAERALTSLSTLATSFENGDTLAMTLNFKSGANALLSAILTTPFDGRIAVYGSTGWAEVRDKAHPENSEGWTATYVVRGKPREDLEYPPAPAVRANLEAFARAAEGKETYPISMDQMIENVAALEAVFASAKSGGIAMVP, from the coding sequence ATGCTCAAGGTTGGACTCATCGGAATGGGGTGGTGGGGCGGCACCATGCTGCGCGTGCTGGCCGGCAGCCCGGACATCCGCATCGTGGCAGCCACCGACGTCGACCCCGCCAAGGCGGCGCTGGCGGCAGAGCGTGATGCTCGCTTTCTCCCGAGTTTTGAGGCGGTTATCGCGGACCCTGAGGTGCAGGGCGTCATCCTGTGCACCCCGCAGCAATTCCATGCGGAGCAGATCGTCGCCGCCGCGACCGCCGGCAAGCACGTCTTCTGCGAGAAGCCTTTGTGCCTGACGCGGGCGGACGCGGAGCGCGCCGTGGCGGTATGCCGGGCGCACAACCGGGTGCTGGGCGTCGGCCATGAGCGCCGGTTCGAGCCGCCGATCATCGACCTGATGAACCGCATCAAGGCGGGCGAGCTGGGCACCATTCTCCAGGTGGAGGCCAATTTCAGCCAGGACAAGTTCTTAGCCCTGCCGCCCGGAAACTGGCGTATCAGCGCGTCCAACCCGGTGGGACCGGTCACCGCCACCGGCATCCATCTGCTGGACCTGTCCACCGCCATTCTAGGGCCGGCGGAGCGGGCTTTGACCTCGCTCTCGACGCTCGCCACCTCGTTCGAGAATGGCGACACGCTGGCCATGACGCTCAACTTCAAGTCCGGCGCCAATGCACTGCTCTCGGCCATCCTGACCACGCCCTTCGACGGCCGCATCGCGGTCTATGGCTCCACCGGATGGGCCGAGGTGCGCGACAAGGCGCATCCGGAAAATTCGGAAGGCTGGACCGCCACTTACGTCGTTCGCGGCAAGCCGCGGGAAGACCTGGAATACCCGCCTGCCCCCGCGGTGCGCGCCAATCTGGAGGCGTTCGCCCGGGCCGCCGAGGGCAAGGAGACCTATCCCATCTCCATGGACCAGATGATCGAGAATGTGGCTGCCCTGGAAGCGGTCTTCGCATCCGCCAAGTCCGGCGGCATCGCCATGGTCCCCTGA
- a CDS encoding glutathione binding-like protein — protein MIELLYWTTPNGHKIVIALEELGLDYKITPVNISTGDQFKPDFLAVSPNNRIPAIIDHAPQDGEGPLSVFESGAILEYLADKTGKLLPKAPRARFQTLEWLYWQMAGLGPMAGQAHHFLHYAPEHVPYAAQRYVKESNRLYGVLDRRLAVADYMGGDFSIADIAAYPWVRSHSRHGQNLDDFPHVKRWFEAISARPSVVKTYEIAASINTVPTVSEASRSLLFNQSAQLPAGGTA, from the coding sequence ATGATCGAACTGCTCTACTGGACCACGCCCAACGGCCATAAGATCGTCATCGCGCTGGAAGAATTGGGGCTCGACTACAAGATCACCCCGGTCAACATCTCCACCGGCGACCAGTTCAAGCCGGACTTCCTGGCTGTGAGCCCCAACAACCGCATCCCCGCCATCATCGACCACGCGCCGCAGGACGGTGAAGGCCCCCTTTCGGTGTTCGAATCCGGCGCGATTCTGGAATATCTGGCGGACAAGACGGGCAAGCTCCTGCCCAAGGCGCCCCGCGCCCGCTTCCAGACGCTGGAGTGGCTCTATTGGCAGATGGCGGGCCTTGGCCCCATGGCCGGGCAGGCCCACCACTTCCTGCATTATGCCCCCGAGCACGTGCCTTATGCCGCCCAGCGCTATGTGAAGGAATCCAATCGCCTTTATGGGGTGCTCGACCGCCGGCTGGCGGTGGCGGACTATATGGGCGGGGACTTCTCCATCGCCGACATCGCCGCCTATCCCTGGGTGCGCTCCCATTCCCGGCACGGGCAGAACCTGGACGACTTCCCCCATGTGAAGCGCTGGTTCGAGGCCATTTCCGCCCGCCCGTCGGTGGTGAAGACCTATGAAATCGCCGCGTCCATCAATACCGTGCCCACCGTGAGCGAGGCGTCCCGCAGCCTCCTTTTCAACCAGAGCGCCCAACTCCCCGCCGGAGGCACCGCATGA
- a CDS encoding LysR family transcriptional regulator — MAESLREIRLFVAAYEERSFTAAANREHGTQSGVSQHIRKLEERFGVRLFSRDKGRVTPTPAGDAYYSRCVEMLRLHEATHQTMLMFGSGVSGDIAVGLMPTMTRVTLAPAMRRFIAAYPNVSVRVVEAFSPILTQSVLNGELDFAIVPSIPGRPGLKSQHFLTTHETLVSRLEPARHLKPVRLRTLGPLKLVLPSVANTRRTLIETYIASNSVQVERMLEMDSMMGTLDFVATSDWRTVVPAIMLAADIDRLPLSVQPIVDPVQPLDLVLIEPSSRVIVPPAAAFLELLREEAVRLNRFWTGYFEDEAPAA, encoded by the coding sequence GTGGCTGAAAGCCTGAGAGAAATCCGCCTGTTCGTGGCCGCCTATGAGGAGCGGTCGTTCACGGCGGCCGCCAATCGCGAACACGGCACCCAGTCCGGCGTCTCGCAGCATATTCGCAAGCTGGAAGAGCGGTTTGGCGTTCGCCTGTTCTCCCGCGACAAGGGGCGCGTCACGCCCACTCCGGCGGGGGATGCCTATTACAGCCGCTGTGTGGAAATGCTGCGGCTCCACGAGGCGACGCACCAGACCATGCTGATGTTCGGCTCGGGCGTCTCCGGCGACATTGCGGTGGGGCTGATGCCCACCATGACGCGGGTGACGCTGGCGCCCGCCATGCGGCGCTTCATCGCCGCCTATCCCAATGTGTCGGTGCGGGTGGTGGAGGCGTTCAGCCCGATCCTGACCCAGTCGGTGTTGAATGGCGAGCTGGACTTTGCGATCGTGCCGTCCATTCCGGGCCGTCCGGGCCTGAAATCACAGCACTTTCTGACCACCCACGAGACGCTGGTGAGCCGCTTGGAGCCCGCTCGCCACCTCAAGCCCGTGCGGCTGCGGACGCTCGGGCCGTTGAAGCTGGTCCTGCCCTCCGTCGCCAACACCCGCCGCACCCTGATCGAGACCTATATTGCCTCGAACAGCGTGCAGGTGGAGCGGATGCTGGAGATGGATTCCATGATGGGCACGCTGGATTTCGTCGCCACCTCCGACTGGCGGACCGTGGTGCCGGCCATCATGCTGGCGGCGGACATCGACCGGCTGCCTTTGTCGGTGCAGCCGATTGTCGATCCGGTTCAACCGCTTGACCTTGTCTTGATCGAGCCTTCGAGCCGGGTGATCGTGCCCCCGGCGGCGGCCTTCCTGGAGCTTCTGCGGGAAGAGGCGGTGCGGCTCAACCGGTTTTGGACCGGCTATTTCGAGGACGAGGCCCCCGCCGCCTGA
- a CDS encoding LacI family DNA-binding transcriptional regulator, which produces MRETVTLAHVAERAGVGESTVSRVLRGEGAVSEKTRARVRAAVRELGYVPNRIAGTLASAGSKLVGIVVPSLANVVFADLLRGASGALEEEGFQPVIAVSEYDADREAAHVAGMLAWRPAALMLAGLEHADETRVLLAGGAARVVEVLDTDGEGMDIVVGFSNAAAGHASARHLLARGYRRFGYVGHDLVRDTRAAKRLKGFEAALAEAGLPPPEREVFSAPSSVELGRDGLERLLARARGLEAVYFSNDDMALGGYFMCLSRGVAVPERLALFGYNGLDVARLTPQPLATLRTPRVAVGAIAARLIGAGAPAQKVDVGFELVPGATA; this is translated from the coding sequence ATGCGGGAAACGGTGACCCTCGCCCATGTGGCCGAAAGGGCCGGGGTGGGGGAGAGCACCGTCTCGCGCGTGCTGCGCGGGGAGGGGGCGGTCTCCGAGAAGACCCGCGCCCGGGTGCGCGCCGCCGTGCGGGAGCTGGGCTATGTGCCCAACCGCATCGCCGGGACGCTGGCCTCGGCCGGCTCCAAGCTGGTGGGCATCGTGGTGCCCTCGCTGGCCAATGTGGTGTTCGCCGATCTCCTGCGGGGCGCCAGCGGGGCGCTGGAAGAGGAAGGCTTCCAGCCGGTGATCGCGGTCAGCGAATATGATGCCGACCGGGAAGCCGCCCATGTGGCAGGGATGCTCGCCTGGCGGCCGGCTGCCCTCATGCTGGCGGGCCTCGAACATGCGGACGAGACGCGGGTTCTGCTGGCGGGCGGCGCCGCGCGGGTTGTGGAGGTGCTCGACACCGACGGCGAAGGCATGGACATCGTGGTGGGCTTTTCCAACGCCGCCGCCGGCCATGCCAGCGCCCGCCATTTGCTGGCGCGCGGCTACCGGCGGTTCGGCTATGTGGGCCACGACCTGGTGCGCGACACCCGCGCCGCCAAGCGCCTGAAGGGCTTCGAGGCGGCGCTCGCCGAGGCCGGCCTGCCGCCGCCGGAGCGCGAAGTCTTTTCCGCCCCCTCCTCGGTGGAACTGGGGCGCGACGGGCTGGAGCGCCTGCTGGCGCGGGCGCGGGGCCTGGAGGCGGTCTACTTCTCCAATGACGACATGGCGCTGGGCGGCTATTTCATGTGCCTTTCCAGGGGAGTGGCGGTGCCCGAGCGGCTCGCTTTGTTCGGCTATAACGGCCTCGACGTGGCGCGGCTGACCCCGCAGCCGCTCGCCACCTTGCGCACCCCGCGCGTGGCGGTGGGGGCTATCGCCGCCCGCCTCATCGGCGCCGGGGCGCCGGCGCAAAAGGTGGATGTGGGATTTGAACTGGTGCCCGGCGCCACCGCCTGA
- a CDS encoding MFS transporter translates to MTAAPREGEQAVGQVPPMLGFWLTLLLAVGGGIVVANLYYAQPLLAPISEALGIAPWAAGIAMTVTQVGYGIGLLLVVPLGDRFENRRLIVATLLVVAGSLLAAGLAANAPLFLAACFSIGVSASVAQILVPYASHLAAPADRGRVVGNVMSGVLLGMMLARPVASLMADAHGWRAVFLGSCAVVTVLALVMALVVPRRTPSDGFRYRTLFRSLRALLVDHPALRRRAAIQFCLFGAFTLFWTVIPLLLASSAFGMTQKGIAIFALLGVTGAGAAPLVGWASDRGWGRLGALAGILASVVAFALCLMAGAGHSGLVLLVVAGILLDCGVACSLVVGQRTILTLGSEGRSRVNGLFFSIFYSGGAIGSAVGAWAMVVGGWTLAMGIGLAVVLVAFALHVTERTSGASAH, encoded by the coding sequence ATGACGGCCGCGCCCCGAGAGGGCGAACAGGCGGTCGGGCAGGTTCCTCCCATGCTCGGCTTCTGGCTCACCTTGCTGCTGGCGGTGGGCGGCGGCATCGTGGTGGCGAACCTCTATTATGCCCAGCCGCTGCTGGCCCCCATCAGCGAGGCGCTCGGCATTGCCCCTTGGGCGGCTGGCATCGCCATGACCGTGACGCAGGTGGGCTACGGGATCGGCCTGCTCCTGGTGGTGCCGCTGGGCGACCGTTTCGAGAACCGGCGCCTCATCGTCGCGACGCTGCTGGTGGTGGCGGGGTCGCTGCTGGCGGCGGGGCTCGCGGCCAATGCGCCGCTCTTCCTCGCCGCCTGCTTCTCCATCGGCGTCTCGGCTTCGGTGGCGCAGATCCTGGTGCCTTATGCCTCCCATCTCGCCGCGCCGGCCGACCGGGGGCGTGTGGTGGGCAATGTCATGTCCGGAGTACTCCTGGGCATGATGCTGGCGCGGCCCGTCGCCAGCCTGATGGCGGATGCCCATGGCTGGCGTGCGGTGTTTCTGGGCTCTTGCGCCGTGGTGACGGTGCTCGCGCTGGTGATGGCGCTGGTGGTGCCCCGGCGCACGCCCTCCGATGGCTTTCGCTATCGCACGCTGTTCCGATCTCTGCGCGCGCTGCTAGTGGATCACCCCGCCCTCCGTCGCCGCGCTGCCATTCAATTCTGCCTGTTCGGTGCTTTCACACTGTTCTGGACGGTGATCCCCCTCCTCCTGGCAAGTTCCGCCTTCGGAATGACGCAGAAGGGCATCGCCATCTTCGCCCTGCTGGGCGTGACGGGCGCGGGGGCCGCACCCCTTGTGGGCTGGGCATCTGACCGAGGCTGGGGACGCCTCGGAGCGCTTGCCGGCATCCTCGCTTCCGTCGTGGCGTTCGCACTGTGCCTGATGGCGGGAGCCGGGCACAGCGGGCTGGTGCTGCTGGTCGTCGCCGGCATTCTTCTCGATTGCGGCGTCGCCTGCTCGCTGGTGGTGGGGCAGCGCACGATCCTCACCTTGGGCTCAGAAGGGCGCAGCCGGGTCAATGGGTTGTTCTTCTCCATCTTCTATTCGGGCGGCGCGATCGGCTCCGCGGTGGGCGCCTGGGCCATGGTCGTGGGTGGCTGGACCCTGGCCATGGGGATCGGCCTTGCCGTGGTTCTGGTGGCCTTTGCGCTCCATGTCACGGAGCGGACGAGCGGCGCATCGGCCCATTAG
- a CDS encoding TetR/AcrR family transcriptional regulator — protein MRGVTMAGVRRFEEDEVLARAEAVFRRKGFEATSMCDLAEATGVQRGSLYNAYGDKEALFLRAFDAYEARIVGAVESALAGAPGAAGLERLFETLIANMTFNDAARGCLTTRLAAEGDLASPKVAVRVRALLSRLETAIGTALDRPEARAGLALPPPDAARLIVTFTRGLAVMERVHGDPTRLRATARDLARLLYPVG, from the coding sequence GTGCGAGGGGTGACGATGGCGGGTGTGCGGCGGTTCGAGGAGGACGAGGTGCTGGCGCGGGCCGAGGCGGTGTTCCGCCGCAAGGGCTTCGAGGCCACCTCCATGTGCGACCTTGCCGAGGCCACCGGTGTGCAGCGGGGCAGCCTCTACAACGCTTATGGCGACAAGGAAGCCCTGTTCCTGCGCGCCTTCGATGCTTACGAGGCGCGCATCGTCGGTGCGGTGGAATCTGCGCTCGCGGGCGCGCCGGGCGCTGCCGGCCTGGAGCGCCTGTTCGAGACGCTGATCGCCAACATGACCTTCAACGACGCCGCGCGCGGCTGCCTCACCACCCGGCTGGCCGCCGAGGGGGATCTGGCCAGCCCCAAGGTCGCCGTGCGCGTGCGTGCACTTCTCTCCCGCCTTGAGACCGCGATCGGCACCGCCCTGGACCGGCCAGAGGCCCGCGCCGGCCTCGCCTTGCCGCCCCCGGACGCGGCGCGCCTCATCGTGACCTTCACGCGCGGCCTTGCGGTGATGGAGCGCGTCCACGGTGATCCCACCCGCCTGCGGGCGACGGCGCGGGACCTGGCGCGGCTGCTTTATCCGGTGGGGTGA
- a CDS encoding GlcG/HbpS family heme-binding protein gives MTISLTEAVALVDAALARGRELNFAPLTVVVLDPGGHPVALKREDGSGIMRPEIATGKAWGALGMGLGSREMGERAAKVPHFANALMAASGGRVVPVPGGVLIWKDGKLMGAVGISGDTSDNDEICALAAIAAIGCIGQTGATPPA, from the coding sequence ATGACCATTTCGCTGACTGAGGCCGTTGCCTTGGTGGACGCCGCCCTCGCCCGCGGGCGCGAGCTGAATTTCGCCCCGCTCACCGTGGTGGTGCTGGACCCCGGCGGCCATCCGGTGGCGCTGAAGCGCGAGGACGGCTCGGGGATCATGCGTCCCGAGATCGCCACGGGTAAGGCGTGGGGCGCGCTCGGCATGGGCCTCGGCTCGCGGGAGATGGGCGAGCGCGCCGCCAAGGTGCCGCACTTCGCCAATGCCCTCATGGCCGCCAGCGGCGGGCGCGTGGTGCCGGTGCCCGGCGGCGTGCTGATCTGGAAGGACGGCAAGCTGATGGGCGCGGTGGGCATTTCCGGCGATACGTCGGACAATGACGAGATCTGCGCGCTGGCCGCCATCGCCGCCATCGGCTGCATCGGCCAGACGGGCGCCACCCCGCCGGCGTGA
- the ltnD gene encoding L-threonate dehydrogenase, protein MSPSPHPASPGAPRAAVIGLGSMGYGMAASLLRAGFAVTGFDVAAEPMARLQAEGGSAAASPAEAVRGADVVVSVVVNAAQTEAVLFGPSGVADAMPEGAVFISSATMDPDVARRLASTLEARGRLYLDAPISGGAARAAKGELTVLASGRPEAFAKARPALEAMAAKVYALGDAAGTGAAFKMINQLLAGVHIAAACEAMTFAAKQNLDLAKVYEVITASAGNSWMFENRMPHVLAGDYKPLSAVEIFVKDLGIIQDMARSARYPVPLAAAALQMYLAAAGAGMGRDDDSSLARLYAQLSGTTLPASQTEEA, encoded by the coding sequence ATGTCCCCCTCGCCCCACCCCGCTTCTCCCGGCGCCCCGCGCGCCGCTGTCATCGGCCTCGGCTCCATGGGCTACGGCATGGCCGCCTCGCTCCTGCGCGCGGGCTTTGCCGTCACCGGCTTCGACGTGGCGGCCGAGCCCATGGCGCGGCTTCAGGCGGAAGGTGGTTCCGCCGCCGCCAGCCCGGCGGAGGCCGTGCGCGGCGCGGATGTGGTGGTGAGCGTGGTGGTGAACGCCGCCCAGACCGAGGCGGTGCTGTTCGGGCCCTCCGGCGTGGCCGATGCCATGCCCGAGGGCGCCGTCTTCATCTCCAGCGCCACCATGGATCCGGACGTGGCCCGCCGCCTGGCCTCAACGCTGGAGGCGCGCGGCCGGCTCTATCTGGATGCCCCCATTTCCGGCGGCGCCGCCCGCGCCGCGAAGGGCGAACTGACCGTGCTCGCCTCCGGCCGGCCCGAGGCCTTCGCCAAGGCCCGCCCGGCGCTGGAAGCCATGGCCGCCAAGGTCTATGCGCTGGGAGACGCGGCCGGCACGGGCGCCGCCTTCAAGATGATCAACCAGTTGCTGGCGGGCGTGCACATCGCCGCCGCGTGCGAGGCCATGACCTTCGCGGCCAAACAGAATCTCGACCTCGCCAAGGTCTATGAGGTCATCACCGCCTCGGCCGGCAATTCCTGGATGTTCGAGAACCGTATGCCCCACGTCCTGGCGGGGGATTACAAGCCCCTGAGCGCAGTGGAAATCTTCGTGAAGGATCTCGGCATCATCCAGGACATGGCGCGCTCCGCCCGCTATCCCGTGCCGCTCGCCGCCGCCGCCTTGCAGATGTATCTGGCCGCCGCCGGCGCCGGCATGGGGCGGGACGATGATTCCTCCCTCGCCCGGCTCTATGCCCAGCTCTCCGGCACCACCCTGCCGGCCTCCCAGACCGAGGAGGCCTGA
- the otnC gene encoding 3-oxo-tetronate 4-phosphate decarboxylase: protein MSEARLREEICRFARSLFERGLTPGSSGNISLRLEDGGWLVTPTNASLGFLDPARLSRLDANGRLLEGDAPTKEIPLHTALYDTRSGARAVVHLHSTHAVALSLLPEINPKAALPPLTPYYLMRAGRTALLPYYRPGDPAVAGAIRGLAGRYSSVLLANHGPVVAGDTLEAAVFAMEELEETAKLYLLLRGLNPRHLSPEQVADLVKTFGLTLPEVDDHHGHDHSQE, encoded by the coding sequence ATGAGCGAGGCGCGGCTGCGGGAGGAAATCTGCCGGTTCGCCCGGTCGCTGTTCGAGCGCGGGCTGACCCCGGGCTCGTCCGGCAACATTTCGCTGCGGCTGGAGGATGGCGGCTGGCTGGTGACGCCCACCAATGCCTCGCTGGGCTTCCTCGATCCCGCCCGTCTCTCGCGGCTCGATGCCAATGGCCGCCTGCTGGAGGGCGATGCGCCCACCAAGGAGATCCCGCTCCACACCGCGCTCTATGACACCCGCTCCGGCGCGCGGGCGGTGGTGCATCTGCATTCCACCCATGCGGTGGCGCTCTCTCTGCTGCCGGAGATCAACCCCAAGGCCGCTCTGCCGCCGCTCACCCCCTATTATCTCATGCGCGCCGGCCGCACGGCGCTGCTGCCCTATTACCGGCCCGGCGATCCGGCGGTCGCGGGCGCCATCCGGGGGCTGGCGGGGCGCTATTCCTCGGTGCTGCTGGCCAATCACGGGCCAGTGGTGGCGGGCGACACGCTGGAGGCGGCGGTGTTTGCCATGGAGGAGCTGGAGGAGACGGCCAAGCTCTATCTCCTGCTGCGCGGCCTCAACCCGCGCCATCTCTCGCCCGAGCAGGTGGCGGACCTGGTGAAGACCTTCGGCCTGACCTTGCCGGAGGTGGACGACCATCACGGGCACGATCATTCGCAGGAGTAA